One genomic region from Vitis riparia cultivar Riparia Gloire de Montpellier isolate 1030 chromosome 17, EGFV_Vit.rip_1.0, whole genome shotgun sequence encodes:
- the LOC117904691 gene encoding adenosylhomocysteinase-like → MALVVEKTTSGREYKVKDMSQADFGRLEIELAEVEMPGLMACRTEFGPQQPFKGARITGSLHMTIQTAVLIETLTALGAEVRWCSCNIFSTQDHAAAAIARDSAAVFAWKGETLQEYWWCTERALDWGPGGGPDLIVDDGGDATLLIHEGVKAEEEYERSGKLPDPASTDNAEFQIVLGIIKEGLSVDPCKYRKMKGRLVGVSEETTTGVKRLYQMQANGTLLFPAINVNDSVTKSKFDNLYGCRHSLPDGLMRATDVMIAGKVAVVCGYGDVGKGCAAALKQAGAQVIVTEIDPICALQALMEGIPVLTLEDVVSKADIFVTTTGNKDIIMVHHMKQMKNNAIVCNIGHFDNEIDMLGLETYPGVKRITIKPQTDRWVFPETNSGIIILAEGRLMNLGCATGHPSFVMSCSFTNQVIAQLELWKEKATGKYEKKVYVLPKHLDEKVAALHLGKLGAKLTKLSPEQAAYISVPVEGPYKPTHYRY, encoded by the exons ATGGCTCTTGTCGTCGAGAAGACCACCTCCGGCCGCGAGTACAAGGTCAAGGACATGTCTCAGGCCGACTTCGGCCGCCTCGAAATCGAGCTCGCAGAAGTCGAAATGCCTGGACTCATGGCTTGCCGTACCGAATTCGGACCCCAGCAACCCTTCAAAGGTGCTCGTATCACTGGATCTCTCCACATGACCATACAGACCGCCGTCCTCATCGAAACCCTAACCGCCTTGGGCGCCGAGGTCCGCTGGTGCTCATGCAACATCTTCTCAACTCAAGACCACGCCGCAGCAGCCATTGCCCGCGACTCTGCCGCCGTATTCGCCTGGAAGGGTGAGACCCTCCAGGAGTACTGGTGGTGCACCGAGCGTGCCCTCGATTGGGGCCCCGGCGGTGGCCCTGATCTGATTGTCGACGACGGTGGCGATGCCACGCTGTTGATCCACGAAGGAGTGAAGGCTGAGGAGGAGTACGAGCGATCTGGGAAGCTTCCGGACCCTGCTTCCACTGACAATGCTGAGTTCCAGATCGTGCTTGGAATCATCAAGGAAGGGTTGTCGGTTGATCCATGCAAGTATCGGAAGATGAAGGGGAGATTGGTTGGAGTTTCGGAAGAGACAACCACCGGTGTGAAGAGGCTGTACCAGATGCAGGCAAATGGAACTCTTTTGTTTCCTGCTATCAATGTCAACGATTCTGTTACCAAGAGCAAG TTTGACAACTTGTACGGATGCCGACACTCCCTCCCCGATGGTCTCATGAGAGCCACTGATGTCATGATTGCTGGCAAGGTTGCTGTGGTCTGTGGGTATGGAGATGTTGGGAAGGGCTGTGCTGCTGCCCTCAAGCAGGCTGGTGCCCAGGTTATCGTGACTGAGATTGATCCAATTTGTGCTCTCCAAGCCCTAATGGAAGGTATCCCAGTCCTAACCTTGGAAGATGTAGTCTCAAAGGCTGACATCTTTGTGACCACCACTGGGAACAAAGACATCATCATGGTTCACCACATGAAGCAGATGAAGAACAATGCAATTGTTTGTAACATTGGCCACTTTGACAATGAGATTGATATGCTTGGTCTGGAAACCTACCCTGGTGTTAAGCGCATCACAATCAAGCCCCAAACTGATCGATGGGTTTTCCCAGAAACCAACAGTGGCATCATTATTCTTGCTGAGGGACGACTGATGAACTTAGGATGTGCAACCGGGCATCCCAGCTTTGTGATGTCATGCTCGTTTACAAACCAGGTGATTGCCCAGCTTGAGCTCTGGAAGGAGAAGGCAACGGGCAAGTATGAGAAAAAGGTGTACGTGCTGCCCAAGCATCTGGATGAGAAGGTTGCAGCTCTTCACCTTGGAAAGCTTGGTGCTAAGCTCACCAAGCTTAGCCCCGAGCAAGCTGCTTACATTAGTGTCCCTGTGGAAGGTCCTTACAAGCCCACTCACTACAGGTACTAG
- the LOC117904674 gene encoding adenosylhomocysteinase-like, with protein MALVVEKTTSGREYKVKDMSQADFGRLEIELAEVEMPGLMACRTEFGPQQPFKGARITGSLHMTIQTAVLIETLTALGAEVRWCSCNIFSTQDHAAAAIARDSAAVFAWKGETLQEYWWCTERALDWGPGGGPDLIVDDGGDATLLIHEGVKAEEEYERSGKLPDPASTDNAEFQIVLGIIKEGLSVDPCKYRKMKGRLVGVSEETTTGVKRLYQMQANGTLLFPAINVNDSVTKSKFDNLYGCRHSLPDGLMRATDVMIAGKVAVVCGYGDVGKGCAAALKQAGAQVIVTEIDPICALQALMEGIPVLTLEDVVSKADIFVTTTGNKDIIMVHHMKQMKNNAIVCNIGHFDNEIDMLGLETYPGVKRITIKPQTDRWVFPETNSGIIILAEGRLMNLGCATGHPSFVMSCSFTNQVIAQLELWKEKATGKYEKKVYVLPKHLDEKVAALHLGKLGAKLTKLSPEQAAYISVPVEGPYKPTHYRY; from the exons ATGGCTCTTGTCGTCGAGAAGACCACCTCCGGCCGCGAGTACAAGGTCAAGGACATGTCTCAGGCCGACTTCGGCCGCCTCGAAATCGAGCTCGCAGAAGTCGAAATGCCTGGACTCATGGCTTGCCGTACCGAATTCGGACCCCAGCAACCCTTCAAAGGTGCTCGTATCACTGGATCTCTCCACATGACCATACAGACCGCCGTCCTCATCGAAACCCTAACCGCCTTGGGCGCCGAGGTCCGCTGGTGCTCATGCAACATCTTCTCAACTCAAGACCACGCCGCAGCAGCCATTGCCCGCGACTCTGCCGCCGTATTCGCCTGGAAGGGTGAGACCCTCCAGGAGTACTGGTGGTGCACCGAGCGTGCCCTCGATTGGGGCCCCGGCGGTGGCCCTGATCTGATTGTCGACGACGGTGGCGATGCCACGCTGTTGATCCACGAAGGAGTGAAGGCTGAGGAGGAGTACGAGCGATCTGGGAAGCTTCCGGACCCTGCTTCCACTGACAATGCTGAGTTCCAGATCGTGCTTGGAATCATCAAGGAAGGGTTGTCGGTTGATCCATGCAAGTATCGGAAGATGAAGGGGAGATTGGTTGGAGTTTCGGAAGAGACAACCACCGGTGTGAAGAGGCTGTACCAGATGCAGGCAAATGGAACTCTTTTGTTTCCTGCTATCAATGTCAACGATTCTGTTACCAAGAGCAAG TTTGACAACTTGTACGGATGCCGACACTCCCTCCCCGATGGTCTCATGAGAGCCACTGATGTCATGATTGCTGGCAAGGTTGCTGTGGTCTGTGGGTATGGAGATGTTGGGAAGGGCTGTGCTGCTGCCCTCAAGCAGGCTGGTGCCCAGGTTATCGTGACTGAGATTGATCCAATTTGTGCTCTCCAAGCCCTAATGGAAGGTATCCCAGTCCTAACCTTGGAAGATGTAGTCTCAAAGGCTGACATCTTTGTGACCACCACTGGGAACAAAGACATCATCATGGTTCACCACATGAAGCAGATGAAGAACAATGCAATTGTTTGTAACATTGGCCACTTTGACAATGAGATTGATATGCTTGGTCTGGAAACCTACCCTGGTGTTAAGCGCATCACAATCAAGCCCCAAACTGATCGATGGGTTTTCCCAGAAACCAACAGTGGCATCATTATTCTTGCTGAGGGACGACTGATGAACTTAGGATGTGCAACAGGGCATCCCAGCTTTGTGATGTCATGCTCGTTTACAAACCAGGTGATTGCCCAGCTTGAGCTCTGGAAGGAGAAGGCAACGGGCAAGTATGAGAAAAAGGTGTACGTGCTGCCCAAGCATCTGGACGAGAAGGTTGCAGCTCTTCACCTTGGAAAGCTTGGTGCTAAGCTCACCAAGCTTAGCCCCGAGCAAGCTGCTTACATTAGTGTCCCTGTGGAAGGTCCTTACAAGCCCACTCACTACAGGTACTAG